The Thermomonospora amylolytica sequence TGGCGGCCCCGGCGGGTTCGGCGGTGAGACCGGGCCGTTGCGGATGTTCAACGACCTGGTGGCCGGTCAGATCAGCTGGCTGCTGCCGGTGTCCGCGGTGGCGATCGTCGTGGCGGTGGTCCTGGCGGTGCTGCGCCGGCGGGGCCGGCTCCCGGCGGGCTCGACGCTCCCGGCGCACGGCTGGGTGCTGTGGAGCCTGTGGCTGCTGGTGTGCGCGGCCGTGTTCTCCATGCAGGAGGGGATCTTCCACGAGTACTACACCACCCAGATGGCCCCGGCGATCGGCGCGCTGTGCGGCGGGCTGGTGACCGCCCTGGTGCGGGCGCACCGCGCGGGGATCCGGTGGGCGCCCTGGGCCGGGGCGTTCACGGTGGCCGTGACCGCCGGGTGGGCCGTCGTGGTGATCCGGCGCGTTCCGGACTGGCACGGGTGGCTGGTGTGGCCGGTGCTGGGCCTGGCGGCCGTGGCGGTGGCGCTGCTGGTCGCCGGGTTCTGGCGGCCGGGCCGGCTGCTGCCGGCCGGGATCGCCGTGGGCCTGGCGGCGGTGCTGACGGCCCCGGGCGCCTGGTCGGTCCTGGAGTCGGTGAGCTCCGAAGGCGCCAGGGGCGCGGCCATCCCCACCGCCGGTCCCTCGGAAGGCGGTGGCGGACCGGTGATCCGGCGCCTGCCCGGCAAGGGCGTTCCGGGAGGCATGCGTCAGGGGCCTGTGAGGGTGATCCGGCCCGGTGGACCTGCGCCCCAGGGGGCGAACGGCGGTGCTCCCCAGCCCGGGACGCCCCCGCGGATCCGCGTCGGAGGCCCCGGCGGCGACGGCGGTGCGCTGTCCGCCGAATCCCGCAGGATCCTCGACTACGCGGTGCGCAACTCCGGCTCGGCGCGGATCAAGCTCGCCGTCGAGGGCGGTGCGCGGGGGGTCTCGTCGTTCATCCTGAACACCGACCACACCGTGATCGGCATGGGCGGTTTCTCGGGCGGCGACGACGCGCCGTCCGTTCGGCAGCTCCGGCAGTGGGTCGCCGACGGTGAGCTGCGCTACGTCCTCGGAGGCGGGATGGGCGTGATGCGGGGGCCGTTC is a genomic window containing:
- a CDS encoding ArnT family glycosyltransferase, translated to MSPQQTAAPPPSGERARRAWAPRAALGAILLLATALYGWALGSLGWGNDYYSAAVKSMGLNWTNFLFGAFDPAGVVTVDKPPAGLWPQVIAAKVFGLHGWALLLPQVAEGVLAVLVLHRTVRRWAGERAALIAALVLTLTPITVAITRSNNLDTPLLLLLVCAAYAFTRAVQAATGRAATWWLCGAAFLIGCGFVTKMLAAWIVLPAFALAWLAGAGGPWLGRVWRLPAAGAVLAVSSLWWVVLVALWPGDRPYIGGSTDGSAWDLVIGYNGLGRIFGQGGGRGGGGGGPGGFGGETGPLRMFNDLVAGQISWLLPVSAVAIVVAVVLAVLRRRGRLPAGSTLPAHGWVLWSLWLLVCAAVFSMQEGIFHEYYTTQMAPAIGALCGGLVTALVRAHRAGIRWAPWAGAFTVAVTAGWAVVVIRRVPDWHGWLVWPVLGLAAVAVALLVAGFWRPGRLLPAGIAVGLAAVLTAPGAWSVLESVSSEGARGAAIPTAGPSEGGGGPVIRRLPGKGVPGGMRQGPVRVIRPGGPAPQGANGGAPQPGTPPRIRVGGPGGDGGALSAESRRILDYAVRNSGSARIKLAVEGGARGVSSFILNTDHTVIGMGGFSGGDDAPSVRQLRQWVADGELRYVLGGGMGVMRGPFDDGDNPAAQRSAWIRQNCKQVPASAYGGTATQPDADDPAGAGTLYDCRGGA